A genome region from Sander vitreus isolate 19-12246 chromosome 21, sanVit1, whole genome shotgun sequence includes the following:
- the fbxo11b gene encoding F-box only protein 11 isoform X5, with product MNSVRATNRRPRRVSRPRPVQPERNNGDRDEEAPAAAAAEMAIEESGPGAQNSPYQLRRKTLLPKRTAAASATASACPSKGPMEGASTSSTEAFGHRAKRARVSGKSHDLPAAPAEQYLQQKLPDEVVLKIFSYLLEQDLCQAACVCKRFSQLANDPILWKRLYMEVFEYTRPMMHPEPGRFFQVSPEEHEHPNPWKESFQQLYKGAHVKPGFAEHFYSNPGRYKGRENMLYYDTIEDALGGVQEAHFDGLIFVHSGIYTDEWIYIESPITMIGAAPGKVADKVVIENTRDSTFVFMEGSEDAYVGYMTIKFNPDDKSAQHHNAHHCLEITVNCSPNIDHCIIRSTCTVGSAVCVSGQGACPTIKHCNISDCENVGLYITDHAQGIYEDNEISNNALAGIWVKNHGNPIIRRNHIHHGRDVGVFTFDHGMGYFENCNIHRNRIAGFEVKAYANPTVVRCEIHHGQTGGIYVHEKGRGQFIENKIYANNFAGVWITSNSDPTIRGNAIFNGNQGGVYIFGDGRGLIESNDIYGNALAGIQIRTNSCPIVRHNKIHDGQHGGIYVHEKGQGVIEENEVYSNTLAGVWVTTGSTPVLRKNRIHSGKQVGVYFYDNGHGVLEDNDIYNHMYSGVQIRTGSNPKIRRNKIWGGQNGGILVYNSGLGFIEDNEIFDNAMAGVWIKTDSNPTLRRNKIHDGRDGGICIFNGGRGTLTQSSTRQTARQPSHSF from the exons ATGAGGAGgctcctgcagcagctgcagcagagatgGCTATTGAGGAGTCCGGTCCAGGAGCTCAGAACAGTCCCTACCAGCTTCGACGCAAGACCCTGCTTCCCAAGAGAACCGCTGCTGCCTCTGCCACCGCCTCTGCCTGCCCCAGCAAGGGCCCAATGGAG GGAGCTTCCACTTCATCAACAGAGGCCTTTGGCCATCGAGCCAAGCGGGCACGAGTGTCCGGTAAGAGCCACGACCTGCCAG cagCCCCAGCAGAGCAATATCTGCAGCAGAAGCTTCCAGATGAGGTTGTTTTGAAGATCTTTTCCTACTTACTGGAACAGGACCTCTGTCAGGCAGCTTGTGTCTGCAAGAGATTCAGCCAGTTAGCCAACGACCCAATCCTATG GAAGCGTCTATACATGGAGGTGTTTGAGTACACACGTCCCATGATGCATCCTGAGCCAGGCAGATTCTTTCAAGTCAGCCCCGAGGAGCATGAACACCCAAACCCCTGGAAGGAGAGCTTCCAACAGCTG TACAAAGGTGCTCATGTAAAACCAGGCTTTGCTGAACATTTCTACAGTAACCCCGGCAGATACAAAGGCAGAGAGAATATGCTG TATTATGACACCATTGAGGATGCGCTGGGTGGAGTACAAGAGGCCCACTTTGACGGTCTAATCTTTGTCCACTCTGGCATCTATACAGATGAGTGGATTTATATAGAGTCCCCCATCACCATGATTGGTGCAG CTCCCGGTAAAGTAGCAGACAAAGTGGTGATAGAAAATACTAGAGACTCAACGTTTGTCTTCATGGAGGGCTCAGAGGATGCCTATGTGGGGTACATGACCATCAAG TTTAATCCTGATGACAAGTCGGCGCAGCACCATAACGCCCACCACTGTCTGGAGATCACAGTCAACTGCAGCCCCAACATTGACCACTGCATCATCCGCTCCACATGCACAG TGggttcagctgtgtgtgtgagtggccaGGGAGCATGTCCAACCATCAAACACTGCAACATCAGTGACTGCGAGAACGTAGGACTGTACATTACAGATCACGCACAG GGCATTTATGAAGACAATGAAATCAGCAACAATGCGCTAGCAGGAATTTGGGTGAAAAACCACGGTAATCCCATCATAAGACGTAACCACATCCACCACGGACGAGACGTTGGAGTGTTCACCTTCGATCACGGCATG GGTTACTTTGAGAACTGCAACATCCACAGAAACCGCATAGCAGGCTTTGAGGTGAAGGCCTACGCAAACCCCACAGTGGTGCGTTGTGAGATCCATCATGGCCAAACGGGAGGCATCTACGTCCACGAAAAGGGGCGGGGACAGTTTATAGAGAACAAAATCTATGCCAATAACTTTGCTGGTGTGTGGATCACGTCCAACAGTGACCCAACGATTCG GGGAAATGCTATATTCAACGGTAACCAAGGAGGGGTGTACATATTTGGAGATGGACGGGGTTTGATAGAGAGCAACGATATCTATGGTAACGCCCTGGCGGGAATCCAGATCCGAACCAACAGCTGCCCCATTGTACGACACAACAAGATCCACGATGGACAGCATGGGGGCATCTATGTG CACGAGAAAGGCCAGGGGGTGATCGAGGAGAATGAGGTTTACAGCAACACATTGGCTGGAGTCTGGGTGACCACAGGCAGCACTCCAGTTCTCCGCAAGAACCGCATCCACAGTGGAAAACAG GTTGGTGTGTATTTCTATGACAATGGGCATGGTGTGTTGGAAGACAATGACATCTACAATCACATGTACTCTGGTGTACAAATAAG GACCGGGAGCAACCCAAAGATCAGGCGCAACAAGATATGGGGAGGCCAGAATGGGGGGATTTTGGTCTACAACTCAG GTCTGGGCTTTATCGAGGACAATGAGATCTTTGACAATGCCATGGCCGGGGTGTGGATCAAGACGGACAGCAACCCCACACTGAGACGAAATAAGATTCATGACGGCAGAGATGGAGGCATCTGCATCTTCAATGGAGGCAGAGGTACTTTGACACAATCTTCGACAAGACAAACAGCCAGACAGCCATCACATAGCTTCTGA